One region of Jatrophihabitans cynanchi genomic DNA includes:
- a CDS encoding tyrosine-type recombinase/integrase: MSTKALAANGHDFTSAFAPHLAAYLAFKEQMGFYGASRVWYLRQFDAYCTSHDRTVFDRDTVEGWVSERLARTGPYRSWMSYIRDVGRWLQAHGQCDAYVLSDRWKAQRLPTHPYLLGEAEIEAFFATAAAVRAASPWRWQSVAFFTLMHCCGLRTGETRRLRPEHVHLRDRTLDVVDSKGNRSRRLPLTADVTRVLAKCDRITRAHFGPSRATFFISRTGNEVTGATIDEIFRRIWHQAALSRPSGGVQPTPYAFRHHFAYANVDRWMAQGKDVMAMLPYLARYMGHASIESTFYYIHTSPEFLHAYDGLTTAGQSLLPEVGFDDQA, encoded by the coding sequence ATGAGCACGAAGGCGCTGGCCGCGAACGGCCATGACTTCACCAGCGCGTTCGCACCGCACCTTGCCGCCTACCTCGCGTTCAAGGAGCAGATGGGGTTCTACGGCGCCTCCAGGGTCTGGTACCTGAGGCAGTTCGACGCCTACTGCACCTCTCACGACCGGACGGTGTTCGACCGCGACACGGTCGAGGGATGGGTCAGCGAGCGTCTGGCCCGCACGGGCCCCTACCGGTCCTGGATGTCCTACATCCGCGATGTCGGCCGCTGGCTGCAGGCCCACGGGCAGTGTGACGCCTACGTCTTGTCGGACCGGTGGAAGGCTCAACGCCTGCCCACGCACCCCTACTTGCTCGGCGAGGCGGAGATCGAGGCGTTCTTCGCTACTGCGGCGGCGGTGCGGGCGGCGTCGCCGTGGCGGTGGCAGTCGGTCGCGTTCTTCACGTTGATGCACTGTTGCGGGCTGCGGACCGGGGAGACCCGGCGGCTACGCCCCGAGCACGTGCACCTGCGCGACAGGACCCTCGACGTGGTCGACTCCAAGGGCAACCGGTCGCGAAGGCTCCCGCTCACTGCCGACGTCACGAGGGTTCTGGCCAAGTGCGACCGCATCACGCGTGCGCATTTCGGACCGTCACGGGCCACCTTCTTCATCTCGAGGACCGGCAACGAGGTCACAGGCGCGACCATCGATGAGATCTTCCGGCGTATCTGGCACCAGGCCGCTCTTTCACGGCCGAGCGGCGGGGTGCAGCCCACGCCCTACGCCTTCCGGCATCACTTCGCCTACGCCAACGTCGATCGCTGGATGGCGCAGGGCAAGGACGTCATGGCGATGCTTCCCTACCTGGCCCGCTACATGGGCCACGCCAGCATCGAGTCGACGTTCTACTACATCCACACCTCGCCGGAGTTCCTGCACGCCTACGACGGACTCACCACCGCAGGCCAGTCGCTGCTGCCGGAGGTCGGATTCGATGACCAAGCATGA
- a CDS encoding IS110 family RNA-guided transposase produces the protein MIVFSDLCDSSRRSLPHGVSSTPHTDHLTRPIAQLVEHGLVRPSFVPPPPIRELRDLTRYRKTVIEERTRELQRLEKVLEDAGVKLSSVASSIVGVSGRAMLNALVDGERDPVVLAELAKASLRRKTGELQQALLGRFDAHHAILVREMLARIDAADATCARLSLEINDRLEPFRRQLDLLMTIPGVARRTGEVIIAETGGDMRAFGSPHRLAAWAGVCPGNNESAGKHRPGHTRKGNKWLGAALVESAHAAGRTKNTYLAAQYWRLSGRRGKKRAAVAVGHSILVIAYHLLDRQQPYHDLGGDYFTSRLSDEVHVRRLVAQLERLGQTVTLTPQEPPAA, from the coding sequence ATGATCGTGTTCTCCGATCTGTGCGACAGCTCCCGCAGGAGCCTCCCGCACGGGGTTAGCTCAACCCCTCACACAGACCATCTGACACGCCCGATCGCCCAGCTGGTCGAGCACGGGCTGGTGCGGCCCTCGTTCGTCCCGCCGCCGCCGATCCGCGAACTGCGGGATCTGACCCGCTACCGCAAGACCGTCATCGAGGAACGCACCCGCGAGCTGCAGCGGCTGGAAAAGGTCCTCGAAGACGCCGGCGTCAAACTCAGCTCGGTCGCCTCCAGCATCGTCGGTGTGTCCGGCCGGGCGATGCTCAACGCTTTGGTGGACGGCGAGCGCGACCCGGTCGTGTTGGCTGAGCTGGCCAAAGCGAGCTTGCGGCGCAAGACCGGCGAACTGCAGCAGGCGCTGCTGGGCCGCTTCGACGCCCACCACGCGATCCTGGTGCGCGAGATGCTGGCCCGCATCGACGCCGCAGACGCGACCTGCGCTCGTCTGTCCTTGGAGATCAACGACCGACTCGAGCCCTTTCGTCGCCAACTCGACCTGCTGATGACCATCCCCGGTGTCGCCCGCCGCACCGGCGAAGTGATCATCGCCGAGACCGGCGGCGACATGCGCGCATTCGGCTCCCCGCACCGCCTCGCCGCCTGGGCGGGAGTCTGCCCCGGCAACAACGAGTCGGCCGGCAAACACCGACCCGGCCACACCCGCAAAGGCAACAAGTGGCTCGGCGCGGCGCTGGTCGAGTCCGCCCACGCCGCCGGCCGAACCAAGAACACCTATCTGGCCGCGCAATACTGGCGACTGTCCGGACGCCGCGGCAAGAAACGCGCCGCCGTAGCCGTCGGCCACTCCATACTCGTGATCGCCTACCACCTGCTCGACCGCCAACAGCCCTACCACGACCTCGGCGGCGACTACTTCACCAGCCGCCTGTCCGACGAAGTCCACGTCCGGCGACTCGTCGCCCAACTCGAACGCCTCGGACAGACCGTCACCCTCACCCCACAGGAACCGCCAGCGGCCTGA
- a CDS encoding tyrosine-type recombinase/integrase gives MDMTVTGIGSVVVAELRAAGYMESTIGNYEKSIRALTQLADGRGGKYTPALGAEFAAMTISPRTGRFSVQRRFDYGRLVRVFNSYVTTGRVELACCTRGGGGPRPVSREFVRLVGAWEADMADRALASATRDAYGRVARDYLVFLEAGGIRRLRDADGASVLSYLNSLTATWKTSSLFWVVSNFRPFLKFTGRSDLVDALGLAGLKRSHRIVPALPDEAQRLIVQACATPAIPARDAAITLLAVTTGLRACDIISLLRDDIDWRARTASLVQQKTHNPLTVPLTDLVVDRLAEYVLDQRPDSPDEHLFVRSVAPHTRLADHATVHRVITTVFRRAGVADVLGSTRLLRHNAATRLLRASVPLPTIAAVLGHARPKSTDLYLSVDVVRLLDCVLDVPAGARP, from the coding sequence ATGGACATGACGGTCACGGGGATCGGGTCGGTTGTTGTCGCGGAGCTGCGCGCGGCCGGCTATATGGAGTCAACGATCGGCAACTACGAGAAGTCGATCAGGGCGTTGACGCAACTCGCCGACGGGCGGGGCGGCAAGTACACACCGGCGCTGGGTGCGGAGTTCGCGGCGATGACGATCAGCCCGCGGACGGGCAGGTTCAGCGTGCAGCGCCGGTTCGACTACGGACGGCTGGTCCGCGTGTTCAACTCCTACGTCACCACGGGCCGGGTCGAGTTGGCTTGCTGCACCCGTGGCGGGGGCGGGCCCCGTCCTGTCTCGCGGGAGTTCGTCCGGCTTGTTGGCGCGTGGGAGGCCGACATGGCTGACCGGGCTCTCGCGTCCGCGACCCGGGATGCCTACGGCCGGGTCGCTCGCGATTACCTGGTGTTCCTGGAGGCAGGCGGGATCCGCCGTCTCCGTGACGCCGACGGGGCGAGCGTGCTGAGCTACCTGAACTCGTTGACGGCTACGTGGAAGACGTCGTCGCTGTTCTGGGTCGTGTCGAACTTCCGCCCGTTCTTGAAGTTCACCGGCCGCAGCGACCTGGTCGACGCGCTCGGGTTGGCTGGCCTCAAGCGCTCTCACCGGATCGTGCCGGCGCTGCCGGACGAGGCGCAGCGCCTGATCGTGCAGGCATGCGCAACGCCGGCTATACCGGCACGGGATGCTGCCATCACGCTGCTTGCGGTCACGACGGGGCTGCGCGCATGCGACATCATCAGTCTGCTTCGTGACGACATCGACTGGCGGGCACGGACCGCGAGCCTCGTGCAGCAGAAGACCCACAACCCGCTGACAGTGCCGCTGACCGATCTGGTAGTCGACCGGCTTGCCGAGTACGTCCTTGACCAGCGGCCAGACTCGCCGGACGAGCATCTGTTCGTGCGTTCGGTGGCCCCGCACACGCGGCTGGCCGACCACGCCACGGTCCACCGGGTGATCACCACGGTGTTCCGTCGGGCCGGCGTCGCGGACGTGCTGGGCAGCACGCGTCTGTTGCGGCACAACGCCGCGACACGGCTGCTGAGGGCGTCGGTGCCGTTGCCGACCATCGCGGCCGTGCTCGGCCACGCGCGGCCGAAATCGACTGACCTGTATCTGAGCGTCGATGTCGTGCGCCTGCTCGACTGCGTCCTCGACGTCCCCGCCGGCGCGCGGCCATGA
- a CDS encoding SDR family oxidoreductase has translation MSVLDTFRLDGRVALLSGAGRGIGAAAALALAGAGADVAVLARTGEQLEKVAAQVREQTGRRALPVVADAYDAHDTAAAVQRVVAEYGRLDVVVSITGGAFPRPFAKTDDEMLVDSFRSNVINGLRLVRCALPHLLESDSASVVMVSSAIGHVVGRGYVAYGSGKAALDHSVRLLAAELNPKVRVNAVAPGAVLTDSLEKVAADPAMKALLERETPLHRIGTVEDVAAAVLYLAGPASSYVTGQVLAVDGGLVKSNLDMPFPDL, from the coding sequence ATGAGCGTGCTGGACACCTTCCGGCTGGACGGGCGGGTCGCGCTGCTGTCCGGCGCAGGCCGCGGCATCGGTGCCGCGGCGGCACTCGCGCTGGCCGGTGCCGGTGCCGACGTCGCGGTGCTGGCGCGGACCGGCGAGCAGTTGGAGAAGGTGGCGGCGCAGGTCCGCGAGCAGACCGGACGGCGGGCGCTGCCGGTCGTCGCCGACGCCTACGACGCGCACGACACCGCGGCGGCAGTGCAGCGGGTGGTCGCCGAGTACGGCCGGCTCGACGTCGTCGTGTCGATCACCGGCGGCGCGTTCCCGCGCCCGTTCGCGAAGACCGACGACGAGATGCTGGTCGATTCGTTCCGCAGCAACGTGATCAACGGGCTGCGCCTGGTCCGGTGCGCGCTGCCGCACCTGCTCGAGTCCGACTCGGCCAGCGTGGTCATGGTCTCCAGCGCGATCGGGCATGTGGTCGGCCGGGGCTACGTCGCGTACGGCTCGGGCAAGGCGGCGCTGGATCACTCGGTGCGCCTGCTCGCCGCCGAGCTGAACCCGAAGGTGCGCGTGAACGCGGTGGCGCCCGGGGCGGTGCTGACCGACTCGCTGGAGAAGGTTGCCGCCGACCCGGCGATGAAGGCGCTGCTGGAGCGCGAGACGCCGCTGCACCGCATCGGCACCGTCGAGGACGTCGCCGCAGCGGTGCTGTACCTGGCCGGGCCGGCATCGTCCTACGTCACCGGGCAGGTGCTCGCGGTCGACGGCGGGCTGGTGAAGTCGAACCTCGACATGCCCTTCCCGGATCTGTGA
- a CDS encoding DUF222 domain-containing protein: MGESDQIMVDGITVDLVDPAQCTPLPTSSDVLHRPDQAAGAASVLTPSGAVLTAVESLLPGRLSDTGLIDALTACDRLRALVDAKQNELLAELAHRDPGGEQFLREEAALALHLAPATTQDRLQCASELSSRLWDTFDLLRAGYLSAVHARILATATVDLPDPVAAKVQAQVLRRAPGQTPGEFRAAVRRAIAKHDAKSQNEKHRAAAAQRHVRREQVEDGMGWLTLFAPADGIETVWTAVNAWGTKTSRQDQRTADQRRADALVEICTAALALPGLPTEHGLKPTVNVTLAASTLAGTDNQPGYLNGEPVPADIARRLATQPGAQRHYWPVDQTGHLLDQTCPHAPTASTVPTGPALDSSLITHRYQPTTTITRHVITRDQHCIMPGCRRRAHTCQLDHRTP; this comes from the coding sequence ATGGGCGAATCCGACCAGATCATGGTTGACGGGATCACCGTCGACCTAGTCGACCCCGCCCAATGCACCCCACTACCCACCAGCTCGGACGTGCTGCACCGGCCCGACCAGGCCGCCGGCGCGGCGAGCGTGCTGACGCCCTCGGGTGCGGTGTTGACCGCGGTGGAGTCGCTGCTGCCGGGCCGGCTCTCGGACACCGGCCTGATCGACGCCCTCACCGCCTGTGACCGGCTCCGGGCCCTGGTCGATGCCAAACAGAACGAGCTGCTCGCCGAACTCGCCCACCGCGACCCCGGCGGTGAGCAGTTCCTGCGCGAGGAGGCGGCGCTCGCGCTGCACCTGGCACCGGCCACCACCCAGGACCGCCTCCAGTGCGCCAGCGAACTGAGCTCACGGTTGTGGGACACGTTCGACCTGCTGCGCGCCGGGTACCTGTCCGCGGTGCACGCCCGCATCCTGGCCACCGCCACCGTCGACCTGCCCGATCCGGTGGCCGCGAAAGTGCAGGCCCAGGTCCTGCGCCGGGCTCCCGGACAGACACCCGGTGAGTTCCGCGCCGCCGTGCGCCGCGCGATCGCCAAACACGACGCCAAGAGCCAGAACGAGAAACACCGCGCTGCGGCCGCGCAACGGCACGTGCGGCGCGAGCAGGTCGAGGACGGGATGGGCTGGCTCACCCTGTTCGCCCCGGCCGACGGCATCGAAACCGTATGGACCGCCGTCAACGCCTGGGGCACGAAGACCAGCCGGCAAGACCAGCGCACCGCCGACCAACGCCGCGCCGACGCCCTCGTCGAGATCTGCACCGCCGCCCTGGCCCTGCCCGGCCTACCCACCGAACACGGACTCAAGCCCACCGTGAACGTCACCCTCGCCGCCAGCACCCTGGCCGGGACCGACAACCAACCCGGCTACCTCAACGGCGAACCCGTCCCCGCCGACATCGCCCGGCGCCTCGCCACCCAACCCGGCGCCCAGCGCCACTACTGGCCCGTCGACCAGACCGGACACCTCCTCGACCAAACCTGCCCGCACGCACCCACGGCATCCACGGTGCCGACCGGGCCGGCGCTCGACAGCAGCCTGATCACCCACCGCTACCAACCCACCACCACCATCACCCGGCACGTCATCACCCGCGACCAACACTGCATCATGCCCGGCTGCCGACGCAGAGCCCACACCTGCCAGTTGGATCACCGCACACCCTGA
- a CDS encoding IS256 family transposase — translation MAKRSRKDEPVPPARVAARKLVAEMAGQGWLDDLMSKVGDDGVALTGDGGFLPEMIKAVLERGLEAELTDHLGYERGDPAGAGSGNSRNGSTPKTLLTEVGPVDLDTPRDRVGSFTPRLVPKGTRRLGGLSDMIISLYAGGMTVRDIGHHLQRVYGTELSHDTISKITDEVLEEVKAWQTRPLDAVYPVIFIDALVVKVRDQNVVRNKACHVVIGVDTDGVKHVLGLWVQQQEGARFWNQVLGELRNRGVRDVLIACCDGLVGLPEAVESTWPQTVVQTCVVHLIRASLRYVSYNDRKAVAAALKPIYTAVNADAAFDELTTFADSELGKKYGATVAAWERAWDRFVPFLAFPLEVRKVIYTTNSIESLNYQLRKIIKNRGQFPNDDAIIKLIWLAILDIEDKRAALREKDKGKPANKRTAPPRLIEGATTTGWRAAINALDLAYPGRLPAGL, via the coding sequence ATGGCCAAGCGCAGCCGCAAGGACGAGCCGGTGCCACCGGCGCGGGTGGCGGCGCGCAAGCTGGTGGCCGAGATGGCCGGGCAGGGCTGGCTGGACGATCTGATGTCGAAGGTCGGTGACGACGGTGTCGCGTTGACCGGCGACGGCGGGTTCCTGCCGGAGATGATCAAGGCGGTGCTCGAGCGTGGACTCGAGGCCGAGCTCACCGATCACTTGGGCTACGAGCGTGGTGACCCGGCCGGGGCCGGGTCTGGCAACTCCCGTAACGGGTCGACGCCGAAGACGTTGTTGACCGAGGTCGGGCCGGTCGATCTGGACACGCCGCGGGATCGGGTCGGCAGCTTCACGCCCCGGCTGGTACCGAAGGGGACCCGCCGCCTCGGCGGCCTGTCGGACATGATCATCAGCCTCTATGCCGGTGGGATGACGGTGCGCGACATCGGCCACCACCTGCAGCGGGTCTATGGCACCGAGCTGTCCCATGACACGATCTCCAAGATCACCGACGAGGTCCTCGAAGAGGTCAAGGCCTGGCAGACCCGTCCCCTGGACGCGGTCTATCCGGTGATCTTCATCGACGCCCTGGTGGTGAAGGTCCGCGACCAGAACGTAGTGCGCAACAAGGCCTGTCACGTGGTGATCGGCGTCGATACCGACGGCGTGAAGCACGTGCTGGGCTTGTGGGTTCAGCAGCAAGAAGGCGCTCGGTTCTGGAACCAGGTGCTCGGCGAGCTGCGCAACCGCGGAGTGCGCGACGTGCTGATCGCCTGCTGCGACGGCCTGGTCGGGCTGCCAGAGGCGGTCGAGTCGACCTGGCCGCAGACAGTGGTGCAGACCTGCGTGGTCCACCTGATTCGCGCCTCGCTGCGTTACGTGTCCTACAACGACCGCAAGGCCGTCGCTGCGGCGCTCAAGCCGATCTACACCGCGGTCAACGCCGACGCCGCCTTCGACGAGCTCACCACGTTCGCCGACTCCGAACTCGGCAAGAAGTACGGCGCCACCGTCGCAGCGTGGGAACGAGCCTGGGACCGGTTCGTGCCGTTCCTGGCCTTCCCACTGGAGGTTCGCAAGGTCATCTACACCACCAACTCGATCGAGTCGTTGAACTACCAGCTCCGCAAGATCATCAAGAACCGTGGCCAGTTCCCCAATGACGACGCCATCATCAAGCTCATCTGGCTGGCCATCCTCGACATCGAAGACAAGCGCGCCGCTCTGCGAGAGAAGGACAAAGGCAAGCCGGCGAACAAGCGCACCGCCCCGCCCCGCCTGATCGAAGGCGCCACCACCACCGGCTGGCGCGCCGCCATCAACGCCCTCGACCTGGCCTACCCCGGCCGGCTCCCCGCCGGCCTCTAA
- a CDS encoding amidase codes for MTADDLRWLDATASAELVAAGALSPAELVDAAIGRIEKLDPAINAVIHQRFDRARAEARGELPDGPFRGVPIVIKDLDATAGDPLHLGTRFLRDAGYTADYDTGFVTRLRRAGFVVVGRTSTPEFALSITTEPLATGPTRNPWDTERSTGGSSGGSAAAVAAGMVPVAHASDGGGSIRIPASECGLVGLKPTRARISMAPDAGEGWAGASTDGVLSHTVRDTAALLDVLAGPEPGDPYWAPPLSRPLADEVGAEPGRLRIGMLARPPFADVPGDPEVEAAVRATAELLTGLGHRVEESFPAAMYDPEFGPHYGTITSCSVTAEIDRWAQVLGAPVDESRLEGMTQLSLQHGRASSGADYVSAVQWMHGFNRRVAKWWADGFDLLLCPVLNGTPPPIGWFSDMATAYERIGALLHYTGQFNITGQPAISLPLGMSADGLPIGVQLVGGFGREDVLIRVAAQLEQAAPWSGRHPSL; via the coding sequence GTGACGGCGGACGATCTGCGCTGGCTCGACGCCACCGCGTCCGCGGAACTGGTCGCCGCCGGTGCCCTGTCGCCGGCGGAGCTGGTCGATGCCGCGATCGGTCGGATCGAGAAGCTCGACCCGGCGATCAACGCGGTGATCCATCAGCGCTTCGACCGGGCGCGGGCGGAGGCGCGTGGCGAGCTGCCGGACGGGCCGTTTCGCGGCGTCCCGATCGTGATCAAGGACCTGGACGCGACGGCCGGCGACCCATTACACCTGGGCACCCGCTTCCTGCGCGATGCGGGCTACACCGCGGACTATGACACCGGGTTCGTCACCCGGCTGCGTCGCGCCGGCTTCGTCGTCGTCGGGCGCACCAGTACGCCGGAGTTCGCGCTGTCGATCACGACCGAACCGCTGGCCACCGGGCCGACCCGCAATCCGTGGGATACCGAGCGGTCGACCGGCGGTTCGTCGGGCGGCAGCGCCGCGGCCGTCGCGGCCGGCATGGTGCCGGTTGCGCACGCGAGCGACGGCGGCGGCTCGATCCGTATCCCGGCCAGCGAGTGCGGGCTGGTGGGGCTCAAGCCGACGCGTGCCCGGATCAGCATGGCGCCGGATGCCGGTGAGGGGTGGGCCGGCGCGTCGACCGACGGGGTGCTGAGTCATACCGTGCGGGACACGGCGGCGCTGCTGGACGTGCTGGCCGGCCCGGAGCCCGGCGATCCGTACTGGGCCCCGCCGTTGTCTCGCCCGCTCGCGGACGAGGTCGGTGCCGAGCCCGGACGGCTGCGCATCGGCATGCTTGCGCGCCCGCCGTTCGCCGACGTGCCCGGCGATCCAGAGGTGGAGGCGGCCGTGCGCGCCACGGCCGAACTGCTCACCGGGCTCGGGCATCGTGTCGAGGAGTCGTTCCCGGCTGCGATGTACGACCCTGAGTTCGGCCCGCACTACGGCACCATCACGTCCTGCTCGGTCACCGCGGAGATCGACCGCTGGGCGCAGGTTCTCGGCGCCCCGGTCGACGAATCACGGCTGGAGGGGATGACGCAGCTGTCCCTGCAGCATGGCCGCGCGTCGAGCGGTGCCGACTACGTGAGTGCGGTGCAGTGGATGCACGGCTTCAACCGGCGCGTGGCGAAATGGTGGGCGGACGGGTTCGATCTGCTGCTGTGCCCGGTGCTCAACGGCACGCCGCCGCCGATCGGTTGGTTCAGCGACATGGCTACCGCCTACGAGCGGATCGGTGCACTGTTGCACTACACAGGCCAGTTCAACATCACCGGTCAGCCCGCGATCTCGCTGCCGCTCGGGATGAGTGCCGACGGGCTGCCCATCGGTGTGCAGCTCGTGGGCGGTTTCGGTCGTGAGGACGTCCTGATCAGGGTCGCCGCGCAGCTCGAGCAGGCTGCCCCCTGGTCCGGCCGCCACCCGAGTCTCTGA
- a CDS encoding MaoC/PaaZ C-terminal domain-containing protein — protein MTEPHPLAGADLGSRTVRYDERDAILYALAVGAGASDLDLVFERRLRVLPTFALTLAQWAPDVLAGRGAWDVATALHGAQRLQVLDPLPASGEVLMTARVGDVWDKGSAAVFDVVVQSRYFRATWSIFAPGRGGFGGSRGPATPASSEGVPDVETTLPTFATQAALYRLTGDRHLIHIDPAAAAAIGQPRPILHGLCTLAAAVLRIAAVTGAHPADVLELGGRFAAPVLPGQVLDLQLWTGGGAGTAFRAVHAGTPVLTAGTVRFQDSR, from the coding sequence GTGACGGAGCCTCATCCGCTCGCCGGGGCCGACCTCGGCAGCCGGACCGTGCGGTACGACGAGCGGGACGCGATCCTGTACGCGCTCGCGGTCGGTGCCGGCGCGAGCGACCTGGACCTGGTCTTCGAGCGGCGGCTGCGCGTCCTGCCGACGTTCGCGCTGACGCTCGCGCAGTGGGCGCCGGACGTTCTGGCCGGGCGGGGTGCGTGGGACGTGGCCACCGCGCTGCACGGCGCGCAGCGGCTGCAGGTGCTGGACCCGCTGCCGGCTTCTGGCGAGGTGTTGATGACCGCGCGCGTCGGCGACGTGTGGGACAAGGGCTCGGCGGCCGTGTTCGACGTCGTGGTGCAGAGCCGGTACTTCCGCGCGACGTGGTCGATCTTTGCGCCGGGACGTGGCGGCTTCGGTGGTTCGCGCGGTCCGGCAACGCCTGCTTCGTCCGAGGGTGTTCCGGACGTCGAGACGACCCTGCCGACGTTCGCCACCCAGGCCGCCCTCTACCGGTTGACGGGCGACCGGCACCTGATCCACATCGACCCGGCTGCCGCGGCGGCGATCGGCCAGCCGCGACCGATTCTGCACGGGCTCTGCACGCTGGCCGCCGCGGTGCTGCGGATCGCGGCGGTGACGGGCGCGCACCCGGCGGACGTGCTTGAGCTCGGTGGCCGGTTCGCGGCGCCGGTGCTGCCGGGCCAGGTGCTCGACCTGCAGCTGTGGACCGGGGGCGGCGCCGGCACCGCGTTCCGCGCCGTGCACGCCGGCACCCCGGTGCTGACTGCCGGGACCGTCCGATTCCAGGACAGCCGGTGA
- a CDS encoding nuclear transport factor 2 family protein, with product MDDRQAIVEVLIEAAWIFDHKQWERMAEVFTPDAVAYGQRGLEAITANTIGYLGGCGPTQHLLGNHRVRVDGDRASVTSYVRAFHLRAGVDPMQRAEPDRYWDFLGEYHDTLVRTADGWRIASRVCTPTAGTGRLELTATP from the coding sequence ATGGACGACCGGCAGGCGATCGTGGAGGTGCTGATCGAGGCGGCGTGGATCTTCGACCACAAGCAGTGGGAGCGCATGGCTGAGGTGTTCACCCCGGACGCCGTCGCGTACGGACAGCGCGGCCTGGAGGCGATCACGGCGAACACGATCGGCTACCTCGGCGGCTGCGGTCCGACGCAGCACCTGCTCGGCAACCACCGCGTGCGGGTCGACGGTGACCGTGCGAGCGTGACCAGCTACGTGCGCGCGTTCCACCTGCGTGCCGGCGTGGACCCGATGCAGCGTGCCGAGCCCGACCGGTACTGGGACTTCCTCGGCGAGTACCACGACACGCTGGTGCGTACCGCGGACGGCTGGCGGATAGCGTCCAGGGTGTGCACACCGACGGCGGGGACCGGTCGGCTCGAATTGACGGCGACACCGTGA
- a CDS encoding tyrosine-type recombinase/integrase, with amino-acid sequence MTKHDRATREPDFYRYARDYLHVYLPTMAHRSANTVEAYRISLECLLRYLAEQHHVARAHVSFDHLDRQHLKGWLAWMGGQQHYAPRTIGLRLTAVKAFLAYCAAEDLTLVTVSQQAKTLRAPTAAREPIEYLTEPETSAVLAAFTGRTPKSRRNRMLLILLYDTAARVGELTAMTLADLHLHRPGHVVLTGKGDKTRVVPLTAKTIEHLDVYLAEFHPGIARTETTRPVFYSLHNGAPTALSTDTVAAVLKRAATTARRRCPSIPEDIHCHMLRKTKAMDLYQQGIALPIIMRLLGHENMSTTSAFYAFATVDMMRKAVDAATPAVTTPQARRLTKERLQALYSLR; translated from the coding sequence ATGACCAAGCATGACCGAGCGACCCGCGAACCGGACTTCTACCGCTACGCCCGCGACTACCTGCACGTCTACCTGCCGACGATGGCGCACCGCTCGGCGAACACGGTCGAGGCCTACCGGATCAGCCTGGAATGCCTCCTGCGCTACCTCGCCGAACAGCACCACGTCGCCCGCGCACACGTCAGCTTCGACCATCTCGACCGGCAGCACTTGAAAGGATGGCTCGCCTGGATGGGCGGGCAGCAGCACTACGCGCCACGGACGATCGGCCTGCGGCTCACCGCCGTCAAAGCGTTCCTGGCCTACTGCGCGGCCGAAGACCTCACCCTCGTCACGGTCAGCCAGCAAGCCAAGACGCTGCGCGCACCCACCGCGGCGAGGGAACCGATCGAGTACCTCACCGAACCCGAGACGAGCGCGGTGCTCGCCGCATTCACCGGCCGCACCCCGAAATCGCGGCGGAACCGGATGCTGCTGATCCTGCTCTACGACACCGCCGCCCGCGTCGGTGAGCTCACCGCCATGACGCTGGCCGACCTGCACCTGCACCGGCCCGGCCATGTGGTCCTCACCGGCAAAGGTGACAAGACCCGCGTCGTCCCGCTCACCGCGAAGACGATCGAACACCTGGACGTCTACCTCGCCGAGTTCCACCCCGGCATCGCCCGAACCGAAACGACCCGCCCGGTGTTCTACAGCTTGCACAACGGGGCACCGACCGCGCTGTCGACCGACACCGTCGCCGCAGTGCTCAAACGCGCCGCCACAACCGCACGCCGAAGATGTCCCTCGATTCCCGAAGACATCCACTGCCACATGCTGCGCAAGACCAAAGCGATGGACCTCTACCAGCAGGGCATCGCGCTGCCGATCATCATGCGACTCCTCGGCCACGAGAACATGTCGACCACCTCGGCGTTCTACGCCTTCGCCACCGTCGACATGATGCGCAAAGCCGTCGATGCCGCCACCCCAGCCGTCACGACACCCCAGGCGCGCCGACTCACGAAGGAGCGACTGCAGGCCCTCTACAGCCTCCGCTAA